The Aliivibrio fischeri genome contains a region encoding:
- a CDS encoding response regulator transcription factor translates to MKVLIVEDNHHVAETIADYLELVGIDIDCAYHGAAAIEILKEESFDVIIMDIMMPKLDGISTVEALRNDYACSTPILFLTAKDTLEDKIHAFEVGGDDYLVKPFAMEELHVRLLALSKRGRRTDIGKLTFEDMEMDVKAGTLYRQQKLIKLAPIQLKIIALLMKKAPDIVSKNDVIEHVWGDESPSSDALRSHLYTIRNAIDKDFDIPRLETIHGKGYRLK, encoded by the coding sequence GCTTGTTGGAATTGACATTGACTGTGCTTATCACGGTGCAGCCGCCATTGAGATATTAAAAGAAGAGAGCTTTGACGTTATTATTATGGATATCATGATGCCTAAACTCGACGGTATCAGTACCGTTGAGGCTCTGCGTAATGATTATGCTTGTAGTACTCCTATTCTATTTTTAACCGCTAAAGATACATTAGAAGATAAGATTCATGCTTTTGAAGTAGGTGGTGATGACTATTTAGTTAAACCGTTTGCTATGGAAGAACTTCACGTACGCTTATTAGCTTTATCTAAACGAGGCAGAAGAACAGATATAGGTAAACTGACCTTTGAAGACATGGAAATGGATGTAAAGGCTGGCACGTTATATCGCCAACAAAAACTCATTAAATTAGCGCCGATACAATTAAAAATCATTGCGTTATTAATGAAAAAAGCACCAGATATCGTCAGTAAAAATGATGTAATTGAACATGTTTGGGGTGATGAATCGCCATCAAGTGATGCTCTAAGAAGTCATTTATACACGATTAGAAACGCCATTGATAAAGATTTTGATATTCCAAGACTAGAGACCATTCATGGAAAAGGCTACCGACTTAAATAA